The following are encoded in a window of Brevibacillus sp. DP1.3A genomic DNA:
- a CDS encoding type I restriction endonuclease subunit R translates to MVFDKESNFEEAFIEALSHKGWEPKVLKYPSEEDLLKNWADILFENNRGIDRLNDYPLTSGEMQQIMEQITTLRTPLKLNGFINGRTVAIIRDNPDDTLHFGKEVNLKIYDRREIAAGQSRYQIAQQPKFKSKSKILNDRRGDLMLLINGMPLIHIELKRSGVSVSQAYNQIEKYSDEGVFTGIFALIQIFVAMEPAETVYFANPGMDGKFNKDFYFHWADFNNEPINDWKDIASSLLSIPMAHRLIGFYTVADDTDGVLKVMRSYQYYAANAISDRVSKTNWDGHNRLGGYVWHTTGSGKTMTSFKSAQLIANSKDADKVIFLMDRIELGTQSLKEYRGFADENESVQATEDTITLISKLKSDNPANALIVTSIQKMSNIKDEEDGVNAHDIEMMRSKRIVFIVDEAHRSTFGDMLIGIKRSFRSAVFFGFTGTPIQDENQKEMNTTSTIFGNELHRYSIADGIRDMNVLGFDPYKVLTYRDKDVRQAVALEQAKAATVEEALADPKKSEVFYKYMNSSQVKMAGYIGDDGKYVRGIEDYLPTSQYQTEAHENMVVQDIADNWVTLSHNSKFHAIFATSSIPEAICYYRMIKKAMPALKVTCLFDPSIDNSGGVAFKEDGLVEIIEDYNARYEQEFSLKSYDKLKKDIAARLAHKKPYQWIERTPEKQLDLLIVVNQMLTGFDSKWINTLYMDKELEYENIIQAFSRTNRLFGPEKPFGTIRYYRYPHTMEQNIEKAVKLYSGDKPIGLFVEKLEYNLNKLNTIFYDISELFTRSGIPNFVKLPDNRSERGKFASLFKSFNDYLEAAKIQGFTWNQLTYPFDDGEGKPKTQVNMKLDENTYLVLAMRYKELFGGSGGGGGDDVPFEINGYLTEIDTGKIDSDYMNSRFEKFLKILTQDNVDEAEMRKTLDDLHKSFAMLTQEEQKYANIFLHEVESGNAKMESGKTFRDYITEYQFKAKNNQLHRISRFLGVDEKKLLNLMAANVTEASINEFGRFDDLKASVDKAKAKEYFEKLENTKIPLFKINIRVHNLLQEFILKGGFDIEESKE, encoded by the coding sequence ATGGTTTTTGACAAAGAATCTAATTTTGAAGAAGCTTTTATTGAGGCCCTCTCACATAAAGGCTGGGAACCTAAGGTCCTGAAGTATCCCTCTGAAGAAGATTTGCTAAAAAACTGGGCTGATATTCTCTTTGAAAACAACAGAGGTATCGACCGGTTGAATGATTACCCTCTGACAAGCGGCGAGATGCAACAGATTATGGAGCAGATCACCACGCTGCGGACACCTTTGAAATTAAACGGCTTTATAAATGGGAGAACTGTAGCTATCATCCGTGATAATCCCGATGACACTCTGCACTTCGGAAAAGAGGTCAACCTCAAGATTTATGACCGCCGTGAAATTGCTGCCGGACAAAGCCGCTATCAAATCGCACAGCAGCCAAAATTTAAGAGCAAGTCCAAAATTTTAAATGACCGTCGCGGTGATTTGATGCTCTTGATCAACGGTATGCCGCTTATTCACATTGAGTTGAAGCGCAGCGGCGTTTCGGTAAGCCAGGCATATAACCAGATAGAAAAATACTCCGATGAAGGGGTATTCACAGGAATATTTGCGTTGATTCAGATTTTTGTTGCTATGGAACCGGCAGAAACAGTTTATTTTGCCAATCCTGGAATGGACGGAAAGTTCAATAAGGATTTTTATTTTCATTGGGCAGATTTTAATAACGAGCCTATCAATGACTGGAAAGATATTGCTTCTTCACTGCTTTCCATTCCGATGGCACACCGGCTTATCGGCTTTTACACCGTCGCCGATGATACCGATGGTGTACTGAAAGTCATGCGTAGCTATCAATACTATGCAGCAAACGCCATTTCTGACCGTGTTTCCAAAACCAACTGGGATGGTCACAACAGACTTGGCGGATATGTTTGGCATACCACAGGCTCCGGCAAGACGATGACAAGCTTCAAGTCGGCGCAGCTTATTGCAAACTCAAAAGATGCAGATAAGGTTATCTTCCTGATGGATAGAATTGAACTTGGAACGCAGTCCTTGAAAGAGTATCGCGGTTTTGCAGATGAAAATGAGTCCGTTCAGGCAACGGAAGATACCATCACTTTAATTTCAAAACTAAAAAGCGACAACCCGGCAAACGCGCTTATCGTCACCTCTATCCAGAAAATGAGCAATATCAAAGACGAAGAGGACGGCGTAAATGCTCATGATATTGAGATGATGAGATCCAAGAGAATCGTCTTTATTGTCGATGAAGCACATCGCTCTACTTTCGGAGATATGCTCATAGGTATAAAGCGCTCTTTCCGGTCTGCTGTTTTCTTTGGATTTACAGGAACGCCGATTCAGGATGAGAACCAAAAGGAAATGAACACCACATCAACCATCTTCGGTAACGAGCTGCACAGATACAGCATTGCCGATGGTATTCGTGATATGAATGTCCTTGGATTTGACCCTTACAAAGTATTGACCTACAGAGATAAGGATGTTCGGCAGGCTGTTGCCTTGGAGCAGGCAAAAGCGGCTACCGTTGAAGAAGCCCTTGCTGATCCTAAAAAGAGCGAAGTCTTTTATAAATACATGAATTCTTCTCAAGTGAAAATGGCGGGCTACATCGGTGATGACGGAAAGTATGTCAGAGGTATAGAGGACTATTTGCCAACATCTCAATATCAAACTGAAGCACATGAGAATATGGTTGTTCAGGACATCGCCGACAACTGGGTGACCTTAAGTCATAATAGCAAGTTCCATGCAATCTTTGCTACAAGCAGCATCCCGGAGGCGATCTGTTATTATCGGATGATAAAAAAAGCCATGCCCGCATTAAAGGTTACCTGCCTGTTTGACCCAAGTATTGACAATAGCGGCGGAGTAGCGTTTAAAGAGGACGGTCTTGTTGAAATAATTGAGGATTACAACGCAAGATATGAACAGGAATTTAGCCTAAAGAGCTACGATAAGCTGAAAAAGGACATTGCTGCGCGGCTTGCTCACAAAAAGCCATATCAATGGATAGAAAGAACGCCGGAAAAGCAGCTCGATCTTCTGATTGTAGTCAACCAGATGCTTACAGGATTTGATTCTAAATGGATTAACACACTTTATATGGATAAAGAGCTTGAGTATGAAAATATCATTCAGGCATTCTCCCGTACAAATCGTTTGTTTGGCCCGGAAAAGCCTTTTGGAACCATTCGATACTACAGGTATCCGCATACGATGGAGCAAAACATCGAAAAAGCTGTGAAGCTTTATTCTGGTGATAAGCCTATTGGATTATTTGTAGAAAAGCTTGAGTACAATCTAAACAAGCTGAATACAATTTTTTATGATATCAGCGAGCTGTTCACCCGTTCCGGGATTCCGAACTTTGTAAAGCTGCCAGATAACCGTTCGGAGCGCGGGAAATTTGCATCTCTCTTCAAATCATTCAATGACTATCTGGAAGCTGCAAAAATTCAAGGCTTTACATGGAATCAGCTAACGTACCCGTTCGATGATGGCGAAGGCAAGCCCAAAACTCAAGTCAACATGAAACTTGATGAAAACACCTATTTGGTTCTGGCAATGCGTTATAAAGAGTTGTTCGGCGGCAGCGGAGGTGGTGGTGGCGACGATGTTCCTTTCGAGATTAATGGTTACCTAACTGAGATCGATACTGGGAAAATCGACTCGGACTATATGAACTCGCGTTTTGAAAAGTTTCTGAAAATCCTTACCCAAGATAATGTAGATGAAGCAGAAATGCGGAAAACGCTTGATGATTTGCATAAGTCATTCGCCATGTTGACGCAGGAAGAACAAAAGTATGCAAACATCTTCCTTCACGAAGTAGAAAGCGGAAATGCCAAGATGGAAAGCGGTAAAACTTTCAGGGATTACATCACTGAATATCAATTCAAGGCAAAGAATAACCAGCTCCACCGTATTTCACGATTCTTGGGGGTAGATGAAAAGAAACTCCTCAATCTCATGGCTGCAAATGTAACTGAGGCAAGCATCAATGAGTTCGGTCGCTTCGATGATTTGAAGGCTTCCGTAGACAAAGCCAAAGCAAAGGAATATTTTGAAAAACTGGAAAACACAAAAATACCACTATTTAAGATCAACATAAGAGTACACAATTTACTTCAGGAGTTCATTCTTAAAGGTGGGTTCGATATCGAAGAGTCGAAAGAATAA